CGCCGGCTTGCCGGTGCCGCGGTGGGCTCTGCTGACGCCCGAGCTGAGACTTGACCCCGCCGAATGGGGGGAATTCGTGGTCGTGAAGCCGACCGACATCCCGAGCTCTTCACACGGCGAGGGCATTCAGTTGATGCGCACGGCCCGCGTGCGCTATCGCGCGCCCGAGGAATATCCCAGCCGTCATCCCGGGCGGTACGGACCGATGCTGGTGCAGCGCTTCATCGATACAGGCCGCTACATCAGTGCGCATCGCGTGCTGACGCTGTTCGGGGAGCCGCTCTACGCCATCACTGACCTCAGCGAGCAGCTCCGTCCGTCTCTTCGCGCGCCTGACGACGATATCGAGCGGGCTCAGATCGCCAGCCAGGCGATCAAAGCCCAGCAGAAGGTCTTCGTGAACGACGCGGACGTGCTTGCGCTCGCACGGCGCGCCGACGCGGCAGTTCCCGACGTGCCCGTAAAGGGGATCGACATCCTGCGCGAAGCAGCCACCGGAGCGCTCTATGTTCTCGAGCTCAACTGTGGTGGCAACACATGGCATTTCTCATCGCACCAGCAGGCGGCGGCGCGTGTCGAAAACGGCGCCGAATTCGAGCGCGCGCGCTATCGCCAATTTGACGCCATGCGAACTGCCGCCCGCATACTCGTGGCGCGGACGCTGAGCGAGGCCGAATAGTCCGCTACGAAGCCGATTTCAGCGCGGCAAGCGCGTCGGCAAGTCCCTTTACGCTGAACGGAAAGACGACGGCCTTCGAGTTGATCGGCAGCACGGTCGCGTTCGCCTTGGTCGCCTTGGACAGGCTATCGACGAAATCCTGTGCCAGATTGGCCTGCACCTGACAGCCGGTCGGCGTGCAATACTGATAGGGCAGGTTGATCGGCTTTGGCCCGCCGATATCAATAACGATGCCGGCATTGACCATAACGCCGGTGCGGGTCTGCCACTCGGCGATCAAGCCCTGATCAGTGCTGACAATGCGCCACAGGATATAGGGCGCCTTGGACTGCGGGTCGGAAAGCACCTGCGAGATAGCGCAACTAGGCTTCGGGTCGGTCTCCTTGGCCTTCAGGCATGTGTATGTCCAATCGTCGTATTTCGTCTGCTTCGTGACGATTGGTTGAGCCGGCTGAGCCGGGGCGGTCGCCGCCGTTCCCGCAGCGGCCGCGCCGCCCGTACCGGAGCTCCCGGCAGTCGCAGGTCGCGGCGTAGGCGTGGGGACGGGCGCCGTCGCTGCACCGGAGGTCGGCTGAGCGGTCGAGATCGCCCCGCTGAAGAACAGGAAGCCCAGACCGCCGGCAATCACCAGCAGCAGCACGATGACTCCGACCAGCACGCGGACCATTCCGCTGCCACCCTGCCGACGGCGACTACTGCCGCTCTGGCGCAGGTCATCGTCGCTCAGTGTGGGTTCCCAGTTGCTCACGATATTGATCTCACGGTTGCCGCGCTGGCGACACTAGACCAGCCGCGCGAAGAGGTCAGCAAGTTCGAAGCCCAAACTGAAAAAAAGGGCCGGTCTTTGCGACCGGCCCGCTTGTTCGTGGGTTGAGCCAGGTGCGTCAGAAGGCCTTGCGGGCGCCCACCTTGGCCTCGACGCTGCTCATATCGGACCCGAACTTGCCGCCGACCGATACGAAGCCGGAGGCCGTCCTGTCCGCGTTGTAGACGGTAGCGCGACCGACCACCTCGCCAAACACGCCGGAGATCGAGTCGGACAGCGTTACGTCGTCCGCGGGATTGCCGTCGCTGATGACTACCTGGTTGGGGCCGCCGAACTCATCCCAAACTCGGCCCGTCAGATCGAGCTGGGTCTGCGTTCCGCCAGCCGTGCCCAAGGTCGTGCCCACCCGGACGCCGGCACCTGCACGTATACTCTGGCCGTCCTGGTAGCTGACCGACACGCCTCCGGAGCTGGTATCGCCGAGAGAGGTGTTGGCATAGACGAACGAGGCAATCGGCTCGAGGAACGAGGCGCCGTTCTGCATCCGGTAGCCGGTGTTCGCCAGGACAGCCACCGTTGTCGCGTTTGTATCGACGCTCACCGAGGTCGACGAGTACGTCACGCCAAGGAAGTCGGCCTTGACCTCGCCGTCGATGTACCAGCCGTCCTTGACGAGGGCGGCGTAGCCACCGACGGTGCCGCCGGTGCCCTTCGACGAACCACCGTAGGTGTCGAACGCCGTGTTCGTCGACAGGTAGCCGCCGTAAAGGCCGAGACGGACACCATCGCCGCCATCCGCGTTCGGACGCAACTCGACGCCTGCCTGCAGGGCGTACGTGGTCGTATTCGCGTTGGTGTCGAGATCGAGCGCCGGGCCGGTAACCGTGGTGTCACGATTATCCCAGCTGCCGACTGCGCGGCCCCACAACAC
Above is a genomic segment from Pirellulales bacterium containing:
- a CDS encoding invasion associated locus B family protein; amino-acid sequence: MSNWEPTLSDDDLRQSGSSRRRQGGSGMVRVLVGVIVLLLVIAGGLGFLFFSGAISTAQPTSGAATAPVPTPTPRPATAGSSGTGGAAAAGTAATAPAQPAQPIVTKQTKYDDWTYTCLKAKETDPKPSCAISQVLSDPQSKAPYILWRIVSTDQGLIAEWQTRTGVMVNAGIVIDIGGPKPINLPYQYCTPTGCQVQANLAQDFVDSLSKATKANATVLPINSKAVVFPFSVKGLADALAALKSAS